One genomic region from Pseudochaenichthys georgianus unplaced genomic scaffold, fPseGeo1.2 scaffold_1906_arrow_ctg1, whole genome shotgun sequence encodes:
- the LOC117441689 gene encoding target of EGR1 protein 1-like, translating to MNNKFRLNKYVTEFELRLTASYLKYAYKKCKLDSSRRGTSGGTEPHVQLHFCQYAGQMSSYVDYRVCPAVGSVEGQTDVCQRFSAFGWCPNGSECLLSHDTDLIILQDEKDLGNKRTKRKRRKEKRKGKGEAAEDGAPQHKIPHMAVDLQETPDEKQGAESSSEKGSLMDTQQNEREKTDIEGNGVSQDNTLEITPTTDDNAKTNTNGGEESRTKDEGSEKLSEKSSKTEQKKNADSGSHRAGFDAFMTGYIFAHSCTLNKKKGVEAVGKEEEEESWVPSCLNKVYLSGKSAPLSVVKSTFSKSSKAHVAKMEMVWGKKV from the exons atgaataataaGTTCAGATTGAACAAATATGTCACTGAGTTCGAGCTCCGACTCACTGCCTCATATCTGAAGTATGCCTATAAGAAATg TAAGCTGGATAGCAGTCGCAGGGGCACCTCTGGAGGAACTGAGCCTCACGTTCAGCTACATTTCTGTCAGTACGCTGGTCAGATGTCCAGCTACGTGGACTACAGAGTGTGTCCAGCTGTGGGCTCTGTTGAGGGACAGACTGACGTCTGCCAGCGCTTCTCC GCATTTGGCTGGTGTCCAAATGGCAGCGAGTGTCTTTTATCCCACGACACTGACCTGATCATCCTCCAGGACGAGAAAGACCTGGGGAACAAGAGAACTAAGAGGAAGAGACGTAAAGAAAAAAGGAAAGGTAAAGGCGAGGCAGCGGAAGACGGTGCCCCTCAACACAAAATCCCCCACATGGCGGTGGATCTGCAAGAAACGCCAGATGAGAAGCAAGGGGCCGAGTCATCCTCAGAAAAAGGGTCTCTAATGGACACCCAACAGAATGAACGAGAGAAAACAGACATCGAGGGGAACGGAGTGAGCCAAGACAACACACTTGAAATAACACCCACTACTGATGACAACGCAAAAACCAACACAAATGGTGGTGAAGAAAGCAGAACAAAAGATGAAGGAAGTGAAAAATTAAGCGAGAAATCGTCCAAGACTGAGCAGAAGAAGAACGCCGACTCAGGATCGCACCGTGCCGGGTTCGACGCCTTTATGACGGGATACATTTTTGCCCATTCATGTACCCTGAACAAGAAGAAAGGAGTGGAAGCTGTAgggaaggaggaggaagaggagtcctGGGTTCCTTCGTGTCTCAATAAGGTCTACCTCAGCGGTAAATCTGCTCCTCTCAGCGTGGTTAAAAGCACCTTCTCCAAATCATCCAAGGCCCATGTGGCGAAGATGGAGATGGTTTGGGGAAAGAAAGTGTAG